Below is a genomic region from Mycolicibacter hiberniae.
GCCGCATGGAGTTCGTTGAGGTAGACGGCCGCGCGGCGCAGAGCGGCCATGCCCTCCGGCAGGATGTCGGCCAGGACCGGGAAGACGTGGATCTGACGGTCCCACAGTTCGAGGGTGGTTCGCACACCGTTGTCGGCCAGGTGCCGGGCGAAATCCACGGCGTCGGGCGCGACGAATTCCTGCGAGCCGACCTGGATGAGGGTGGCGGGCAGGCCGGTGACATCGGCGCACAGCAGGCTGGTGGTGGCTCCGATACCGTCGGCGCCACCGGCCCGCGACTCGACCTTCGCCAGACTCCGGCACAGGGCGTTGTAGGCGCGGCGGCCGATCAACGCGTCCCGGTACCGCCCGCGACGGTGCGGTATGGGGGTGAAGTCCAGGCCCGGCGACCAGCACACCAGCCCGGCCGGTTTGCCGAGACTGCGCTGTCGCACGGTGATGGCGGTGGCGACGGACAGGAAGCCCCCCGCCGAGTCGCCGACGATGCTGATGTCGCCGGCCTGGTAGCCCCGGCCGATCAGCCACTCGAAGGCTTCCGCACAGTCGCGTACCGAACTGCTGACCGGGTGGCGGGGGCTCTGACGGTAATCCACCACCAGTGCGGTCTGACCGGTTTCGCGGACCAGGTGCGAGACCGCCCGGCGGTGGGTGTTGGGCCCCCCGACGTAGAAGGCCCCGCCGTGCAGGTACAGCAGGACATGGGGCGACCGGGGGCCGGCGGCCGGCCGGATGATCTCGGCGTACATCTCGCCGACACGCACCGGCTCGACGGTGACCCCGGACAGTTTGGGCAGGCATTTGGCGGCGAGTTCGGCAACGGCGAACGGCCACGGGAGATCCAGGAGATGACCGCCGACGTACACCGCCGGCTTCACCAGTAGCTTGGCGGCTTTGCATACCGCACGGGCGCGGAGGCTTCTCCCGGCGACGAAGGAGATAGCCAACTCCTGGCCAGTCGTCACGACGTGCTCCTTAACGCTGGGTTCCGCGTGGCGTCCGGGACCCCTTGCGCGAGAACGATCGAGCTGAAGTTATCAGACCTCTTCGGCCCGGGATCCGGCAGAATCACCCGAGACGCGTGTTGCCGGACCGGATACTATCGAATAGATCAGTATCCTATTAGGAGGTGCGCATGACACTCAAGTCCGGAACCCGGCTGACGTTGCCCGGGTCCACCTGCGAGGTCATGGTCGTCCGCCCGCCGTCCACCGACGGTGAGCTCTCCGCGCACGAGGGTCAGGACGGCCAGGAGCCGATCTTGGTCGGCAAGCGGTACGCCGATGAGGAATCCGGGCTGGAAGTGCTGTGCGTCAAGGCCGGCGCCGGGCCGCTGCGGTTCGCCGGGCGCGCGCTGGTCCTGCGGGCGGCCAAGCCGCTGCCGGCGTCGGACTGATCATGCAGATCCGGCAGTGGGCGGATTCCGGGCGAACCGCGTTGATCCTGCATCCGAGCGGCATCCAGATCACCTTCGCCGAGCTCGAGGCGCGAGCGAACCGGTTGGCGCACCATTTCCGGGCGGCGGGACTGCGTGAGGGCCACACGGTCGCCGTGCTGATGGAGAACAACGAACACATGCACGCGGTGATGTGGGCCGCCCGTCGCTGCGGGCTGTACTACGCGACCATCAGCACGCATCTCACCGCTGCCGAAGCCGCCTACATCCTCGAGAACAGCGGCGCCACAGCCATAGTCGGGTCGGTTGCCACCCGGGACGTCTGCGCTGCGCTCGGTTCGCATCTGGGCGGCGGGTTGCCGGAGCTGCGGATCCTGGCCGGCGGGCAGCTCGACGGCTGGCAGCAGTACCCGGACTGCGTGGCGCACCGGCCGGACGGGCCGATCGCCGACGAACGCGAGGGCGATCTGCTGCAGTACTCCTCGGGCACCACCGGGCTGCCCAAGGGAATCCGCCGCGAGCTGCCGCACCAGTCACCGCAGGACGCCGGGTTGCTGCTGGCGCCGCTGCTCACCGCCGCCGGCATCGACTCGGGCTCGGTGTATCTGAGCCCGGCGCCGCTCTACCACACCGCGCCGTCGTTCTGGTCGATGTCCGCGCAGGCCCTTGGCGCGACGGTGGTGATGCTGGAGAAGTTCGACCCCCGCGGTGCGCTCGAGGCGATCGAGCGCTACCGCGTCACCCACGGACAGTTCGTGCCGACGATGTTCGTCCGGATGCTCAAGCTGCCCGAAGCGGTACGCGCCGGCTACGACGTGTCCAGCCTGTGCCGGGTGGTGCATGCCGCGGCGCCCTGCCCGCCGGAGATCAAGCGGCAGATGCTCCAGTGGTGGGGGCCGATCATCGATGAGTTCTACGGATCCTCCGAAGGCGCCGGAGCCTCCTACATCCGGGCGCAGGACTGGCTGTCGCATCCGGGCTCGGTGGGCCGGCCGATGGGCGGTGCGGTGCACATCGTCGGCGAGGACGGTGCCGAGCTACCCGCCGGCGAGCACGGGGAGATCTACTTCGAAGGGGGGCTGTCTTTCTCCTACCTCAACGACGCGGCCAAGACCGCCGCGACCCGCAACGACCGGGGCTGGGTCACCGTCGGCGACATCGGCTACCTCGACGACGACGGCTACCTGTACCTGACCGACCGGCGGCACCATGTGATCATCTCCGGCGGGGTCAACATCTACCCGCAGGAAGCCGAGAACCTGCTGATCAGCCACCCCCGGGTGCTCGACGCCGCGGTCTTCGGCATCCCGGACCCGGCCATGGGTCAGTCGGTCACAGCGGTGGTGCAGTGCGTGGAACCCGCGGACGCCGGCGAGGACTTCGCCCAGGAGCTGATCGCCTGGTTGCGCGACCGGCTGGCCGCCTACAAATGTCCGCGGTCGATCGCCTTCGAGGACGTGCTGCCGCGCACCGAGGCAGGGAAGTTGCGCAAGCAGGAGCTGGCATCGCGCTATTCGCCGCGCCCCTGACCCGGGCCGGCCGCCCCGCCCCGACGCGGTGCGCCGGCGGCGTCAGAGATCCCCGGAGAAGTCCGCGGTCAACCAGCGGTCCGGGCGGATGGTGAACAACACGCCGGGCGCGTCGTCGAGGGCGGCGGCGAAAGCCCGGCCGGCCTCTTCGCCCAGGTAGCGAATCGCAATGGCCTCGCGTGGGGGCCGCGGGGCCGGCGTGACGGTATCGGTCACGGTGCCCTCGACGATCACATATTGATAGGGCAGCTCTTCGCGCTGCACCACCAGCGTCACCGCGCCGGCCTGCTCGATGAGCTTGGCCTTACGCGAGCCGGCGCCGGTGTTGACCAGGATGTCGCCGCCGGGGGTGTAGTCGTACCAAATCGGGACACTGGCCGGAGGGCGGCCATCGGTGGCGGCGACGGACAGCACGGCGACGTGCTTGTCGGCGAGGAACTGCTGACGTTCGGTTTCAGTGAAGGCTCTGGGCATACCGGCTCGAACAGCGGTTGACCCCGGGCTATTCCACCGGGCATCGGAGAGGTTCTCCGGCCAGGGCGCTCCCAGCGCCTTACACTCCGGCGAAGCCTGCCGATAAGGAGCCCACGATGCCCGCAGCCGATCTCGTCGTCACCGGCACCATACTGACGGTCAACGACGCGCAACCGACTGCCGAGGCGCTGGCCGTCACCGACGGGCGCATCGTCGCCGTCGGCGGCCGCAAGGACATCGAGGCACTGATCGGTCCGAACACCCGGGTGTACGACACCGGCGAGGGCTGCGTGCTGCCCGGCTTCGTCGAGGCCCACGGGCATCCGCTGATGGAGTCGGTTGTGCTGTCCGGCCGGATGGTCGACATCCGGCCGGTCACCCTGACCGACGCCGACGCTGTGGTGGATCTGGTCCGCAAAGAGGTGGCCGCTCGCGGCGCCGAGGGGGCGTACGCGGTCGGCTGGGACCAGTTGCTGCAGCCGGGCCTGCCCGAGCCCACCTTGGCCTGGCTGGACAGCGTCTCCCCGGACGCCCCGCTGGTGATCGTGCACAACTCGGGCCACAAGGCGTACTTCAACAGCGCGGCCGGCCGAGCGGCCGGTCTCAGCCGCGACACCCCCGACCCGATCGGGGCGAAGTACGGCCGTGACGCCGCCGGCGAACTGGACGGCACCGCGGAGGAGACCGCCGCGCTCATTCCGCTGCTGGGCGAGGCGATGCTGCCCGGCGACGCCCCGGCGATGCTGCGGGCCGAATGCGCGCGGCTCAACCGGGCAGGGCTGACGACAATCTCGGAGATGGCGTTCTCGCCGCAGTTCCGGCCGTTGGTGCAAGCACTGCATGACGAGTTGACGGTGCGACTGCGCACCTATGAGATCTCCAACGCGGCGCTGCACACCGATGCCTCGCCGGGCGACGGTGACGACATGCTGCGCCAGGTGGGTATCAAGATCTGGGTGGACGGCTCGCCGTGGATCGGCAACATCGACCTGTCCTTCCCGTACTTGGACACCGAGGCCACCCGGATCATCGGCGTCGAACCCGGATCGTGCGGGCATGCCAACTACACCGGCGAACAATTGAGGCGAATCGTTGAGGCGTACTTCCCGCACGGCTGGCAGATGGCCTGCCACGTCCACGGCGACAACGGAGTCGACACCATCCTCGACGTCTACGAAGATGCGCTGCGCCGGCACCCGCGCGCCGATCATCGGTTGCGCCTCGAACACGTCGGCGCCATCCGCCCCGAGCAGTTGCGCCGTGCCGCTGAGTTGGGTGTCACCTGCAGCCTGTTCGTCGACCACCTCCACTACTGGGGTGACGTTCTGGTCGACGGCCTGTTCGGGGAGGAACACGGCTCACGCTGGATGCCGGCGGCCTCCGCCGTGGCGGCGGGCATGCGTATCTCGCTGCACAACGACGCACCGGTCACCCCCGAAGAGCCGTTGCGCAACATCAGCGTCGCCGCCACTCGCCGGGCGCCCAGCGGGCGAGTGCTGGCGCCCGAGGAGAGGCTGACCGTCGAGCAGGCGATCCGGGCGCAGACCCTCGATGCGGCCTGGCAGTTGTTCGCCGACGATGTGACCGGCTCCCTGGAGGTGGGAAAGTATGCCGACCTGGTGGTGCTGTCGGCCGACCCACGCGCCGTCGGCCCGGAGGCGATCGCCGATCTTGAGGTGCGCGCCACCTTCCTGGCCGGCCGCCAGGTGGTCTGATCCGGAGAGCCGGAACCGTATTTAGAGCAAACATCGGGGTCCAAAGTCCTCTGGCCAGTGAAGGCTGGTAAGGCTAACCTCCGTTGCATGAGTCTGCCGATGCCCGACCGCAAGACCGCTGACCTGCCCGGCCACTGGCTCTTTGCCCGCCTGGGCAAACGCGTGCTGCGGCCCGGTGGCGTCGGCCTGACCCACCGCATGCTGGCCGACGCGCAGCTGGCCGGCGCCGATGTCGTCGAACTCGCACCCGGCATGGGCCGCACCGCGACGGAGATCCTCAAACGCCGGCCCGGCACCTACACCGGCGTCGAGGCCGACGACCATGCCGCCGGTGTCGTTCGCTCGGTGGTGGGCGACAAGGGACGGGTTGTCACCGGCCAGGCCTCGGAGACCGGGCTGGCCGCCGACAGCGCCGACGTCGTCATCGGCGAGGCGATGCTGACCATGCAGACCAACACCCACAAGTCCGAGATCATGCGGGAGGCCTTCCGGGTGCTGCGGCCGGGCGGCCGCTATGCCATCCACGAAATGATGCTGCAGCCCGCCGATGTGCCCGAGGCCGTCAAGGATGAGGTCCGCACCGCGCTGGCCCGCTCCATCAAGGTCAATGCCCGGCCGCTGACCGCCGGGGAGTGGACGGATCTGCTCACCGAGGCCGGCTTCACCGTCGAGACGGTTTCCTACGCCCCCATGGCGCTGCTGGAGCCGCACCGGCTGATCGCCGACGAGGGCGTGTTGGGTGCGCTGAGATTCGTGTTCAACGTGCTGCGCGATTCCGACGCGCGGGCCCGGGTGCTCAACATGCGCGCGACGTTCCGCCGCCATCGCAGCAATATGGGCGCCATCGAGGTGATTGCCGCCAAACCCGCCTGATCGGCTTGCCATGATGGACGGGTGACAACCCGCGACCGCGACGCCTCGGGCCGCCCGCGCAACGCCCGCCCGCGTGATCGGCTGGGCCGGCCCCTGCCGCGCGGCAGCCAGGGTGGGGTCGAGGGGGTCCCCGACGACCTGGACTTGCCGCCGGCCCAGATGCTGGCCTACGCCCAGTTGCTGCTGGACGACGGCCTGGCGTTCAACGCCCACGAGGTGCTCGAAGCCGCCTGGAAGCATCGGCCGCCCGCCGAACGCGAACTCTGGCAGGGGCTGGCCCAGCTCGCAGTCGGCATCACCCACGTCCAGCGCGGCAACGTCACCGGCGCGGTCAGTCTGCTGCGTCGCGGCGCGGAACATCTGGCCGGCGTGCGGCCCCCGGCGCCGTACGGTGTCGATCTCGACGGATTGCGGGGCTTCGCCACGCAGCTGGCCGATGACGTGGCGGCCGGGATCGAGATCGGCCCGCAGCGACTGCATCCGCGGCTGGTCGCGTGAGCACACCGCTGCGCTGGACGCTTGCCGACGGCCGCGACCTGCTGTTGTTCGCCCTTCCGGGCCGCACTGCCGCCCCGGTGTTGGATCGCCGGCCGTTGTCGGCCCGCGATCCCGAGCCGTCGCAGTTGCGCTTCGACCGCACCACCGGTCAGTGGGTGATCATCGCCGCGCAGCGACAGGACCGCACCTACCACCCGCCCGCCGAGGACTGCCCGCTGTGCCCGGGGCCCAGCGGGCTGACCAGCGAGGTACCGGCGACCGACTATGACGTCGCGGTCTTCGAGAACCGGTTCCCCAGCCTGGCCGGGGCCGGTGCTCTGGACACCGTCCCGCCCGACGGTGCCGCGTTCGTCGGGGCACCCGGCTACGGCCGGTGTGAAGTCATCTGTTTCTCGGCCGATCACACCGGGTCGTTCGCCGAACTGCCGGCCGCGCATGCCCTGCTGGTGGTGCAGGCGTGGCGACACCGCACGGCTGATCTGTTGGCTCGCCCCGGTGTCGAGCAGGTGTTCTGCTTCGAAAACCGCGGGCGGGAGATCGGGGTGACACTGGCGCACCCCCACGGCCAGATCTACGGCTACCCCTACCTGACCCCGCGCACCGCCGCGATGCTGACCCAGGCGCGGGAGCATCGAATCAGGCACGGCACCAATCTGTTCGCCGATCTGCTGGAGGCCGAGCGCGCCGCGGGGACGCGGATCGTGAGGCAGACCGAACACTTCACCGCGTTCGTGCCGTTCGCCGCGAGGTGGCCGGTAGAGCTGCACCTGTACCCGAACCGGCGGGTACACAATCTGACCGAGCTGACCGATGCCGAACTCGAGGACTTCGCGTCTGTCTACCACGACGTGCTGGGCCGCTTCGACCGCATGTACGACGCCCCGCTGCCCTACATGGCCGCACTGCACCAGTACCGCGCCCAGGGCGCTCAGGCGGACGGATATTTCCATGTCGAGTTCATGTCGATCAAGCGCAGCGCCACCAAGCTGAAGTATCTGGCCGCTTCGGAATCGGCGATGGACGCGTTCATCGCCGACGTCACCCCGGAGGCAGTGGCGGCTAGGCTGCGTGAGCTGTGATCACCTATTCCGCGCCCGGCCGGGTCAATCTGATCGGCGAACACACCGACTACAACGGCGGATTCGCGCTGCCCATCGCGCTGCCCCAACGCACCAGCGTCAGCTTCACACCCGCCGAGACGGACACCCTCACGGTGGTCAGCGACCGAGCCGACGCGCCGGTGAACATTCCGCTGAGCACCGCACCCGGACAGATCGCCGGCTGGGGCGCCTATGCCGCGGGAGTGGTCTGGGCGCTGCGCGACAGCGGGTTCGCGGTCCCCGGCGGAACCATGACCGTTCGCAGCGACGTACCGATCGGCTCCGGTCTGTCCTCCTCGGCAGCCCTGGAATGTGCCGTACTGGGCGCCCTGGCTTCGGCGGCCGGTCTGGACATCGACCGCATTGAGCAGGCCCGGATCGGCCAGCGCGCCGAGAACGAGTATGTCGGAGCGCCAACGGGTTTGCTGGATCAGCTGGCCTCACTGTTCGGCGAGGTGTCGCACGCGCTGCTGATCGACTTCCGCGATGTCGCCGTGCACCCGGTGCCTTTCGACCCCGACGAGTCCGGGGTGACCCTGCTGCTGATCGACTCCGGGCAACGGCACACACACGCCGACGGCGAGTACGGCGCTCGGCGCGCATCGTGTGAGCGGGCCGCCGCCGAGTTGGGGGTGCCGTCGCTGCGCGAGGTCGCGCACCGGGGTGTCGAGGCGCTGGCGGCGCTCAGCGACCCGGTCGATGCCCGCCGGGCACGGCATGTGCTGACCGAGAACGAGCGGGTGCTGGATTTTGTCGCGGCATGCGCAGAGCGCGACTTCGCCGCTGCCGGAGCGCTGTTCACCGCGTCGCACGCTTCGATGCGCGACGACTTCGAGATCACCACCGAACACATCGACCTGATCGCCGACAGCGCGGTGGCCGCCGGAGCGCACGGTGCCCGGATGACCGGCGGCGGGTTCGGTGGTTGTGTGATCGCCCTGGTGCCCGCCGAGCTCACGATGAAGGTCGGTGACGCGGTGCGCGCCGCGGTCACCGCGGCCGGCTACCCGGAACCGGAGGTGAGTCGGGTGTACGCGGCGGCCGGGGCGGGTTAGCGCCGACAGTCACGGTGTTGTGTCAGATCATCTCGTTCTCGGTCAGCCAGCGCATCACCGGCCAGCCCACGAACACCGGCAGCCAGCAGGTCAGCACCCGGTAGAGCAGTACCGAGGGGACCGCCAGTGCAGGCGGGACACCGAAGGCAGCCAGCCCACCGATGAGGGCGGCCTCCACCGCTCCCACCCCGCCGGGTGTCGGCGCGGCGGAGGCCAGGGTGCCGCCGACCATGGTCACCACCGTCACGGTGACAAACGAGGTGTTGCCGCCGAAAGCTTCCACACTGGCCCACAGTGCCAGCGCCGCCCCGAGTGTGGTGCCGGCCGCGCCCAGCACGATCAACGCCAGCCGGCTGGGCTCACGGGCCAACTCCACCAGGTCCCCGGTGACTTCCTTGAGCCGCGGCCGCAGTGCGGTCGTCAGCCAGCGGCGCAGATTCGGGACCAGCAACACGATGCCGGCCAACCCGAGCGCCACCCCGGCGAGCAGGTAGAGCATGGTCGCGCCGGGAACGAAGTGCGACAGGTCCGTTGAGGCACCGGCGGCGGTGGTGAAGATGACCAGCAGGATCACGTGCACGATCACCTGGACCGACTGCTGCAGGGCTACCGCGGCGGTGGCGCGCAGGGTGCTCAGACCGCCCTTCTGCAGAAATCTGGTGCTCAGCGCCAGGCCGCCCACGCCGGCCGGGGTGGTGGTGGCCGCAAAAGTGTTGGCCACCTGCATGATCGCCAGGTGCCGAAACCTGACCGAGCCGTTGGCGCAGGCCCACAGCGCGCCCGCCGCGCCGACATAGGTCAGCGATGAGACGGTCAGCCCGACCAGGGCCCACCACCAATTCGCGTGGCGCAGTTGGGAGAAGAACGTAGGAACCTGGCTGATGAACGGATAGGCCACGTAGACCAGGGCGACCAGCAGGACCAGCTGGATGAGCTGGCTGCGGGTGAAGCGGGTGATGGTTTTGGTCTGGATCTGATCCGTGCCGGTCTGGCGCTTGACCTCCTCGCGGGCGGCGGCGATCACCCCGGCGACCTCGGGAACGGTCTTGCGCAGACGCGCGGGCACCGCCGATTTGGTGAGCCGGCGTGACGCGGCCAGCACCGTGCTGCGGCCGAAGTGCTCGATCGCCGCGTCCACCGCGTCGGCCGGGCCGTACAGCGACGACGTGGTCACCAACAACTGGGCGATATCGGACTGCAGCTGGGTGTCGGTGGCACCGTATTCGGCGTTGCCGAAGCCGCCGAACAGCACGTTGCCCCCGTCGACGGTCATCTCCTTGCACCGCAGATCGCCATGCGAGATCTGCTGATCGTGCAGCCGGCGCAAGGACTCCCACGGCTTGGCCACCGGCGTCGTGGCGGTGGATTCGGCCAGCGGGGCACCCCGGGACGGGGTATGTGCATAAAGCGTCCAGCCCCGGTCCAGGGAGGCGACGGCCACCGTGGCGGTGTTGGCTATCCCGCTGTCGCCGATGGCGATCGCCATCAGCGCGCGGTGCTCGACGGCCCGGTGCAGCGAGGCGTGCAGCGGTGCGGTCTCGGTGTTGCGCAACCGCAGTTTGCGCCAGAGCTGGCGCAGCGCGCCCCCGCTGCGCTGGTTGGGGCCGTAGAGCTCGATGATGGTCGGGTATGCCCCGACGGTGGACAGCACCAGTGGGCCGGGGCCCGCCGGCCGGATGACGGCGAGCTCGGAGACGGTGTGACCGCGACGGGCCAGGGCGCGGACGGTACCGTCCAGCGGCACTTCCAGCGCGGGCGTGCCGACGATCAGGATCACCAGGGCTCCGACGAACCACCCGACCGCCAGGCCGAGCAGCGAACGGGCCGGCACGATGGCGCTGACCACCAGGTGAATCGGCACGAAAGCGAGCAGCAGGGTCCACCACCAGCGCCGCCACCGGGCCGGCAGCCAGGGACCGGACACGGTGAGCACCGCGGCGAGCATTGCGATCCAGCGCGGGTCGTCGAGGAACTGCGCCAGTGTGGTGGCGAGCCGATCCGAGAGGTCGAAATGCCAATTCGGTGCGGCCAGGCCGTTGCTGCGGATCGACAGCGATACCACCGCCAGCAGCCCGGCCACCGCGTACGCCCCGAGCAGTTTCCACTGCCGGGAGGCCACCAGCCCGATCAGGATGGCGAACGGCAACACCAGGATCGCGATGCCGTAGGCGAGGTAGACCAGGTTGGCGTGGGTGGGCGAGAGCACCCCGACGATCTCGGATACCGATCGCTCCAGGGTCACCCATTCGTAGCGGGTGACCAGCGAGCTGGTGATGACGGTCGCGAGGAAGAGGCTGGCCAGCACCAGACGCAGAATGTCGTTGGTGCGTCGGGTCAGCGGCTGTAGGAGGTTGCCGGTGACCGCGACATCGCGCCCCTCAACTCGCATGATCTCTTTCGGTCCGTCTCAGGCCGCATCGCGTGGCGGCTCGCCACAACTTAACCGGTGAGTAGCGGTACCACCGTGGTTTGTCGGTGAGATGCGGCCGCGTCGCCCCCGGCAAATCCCATGCGTCACACCCGTCACGGCTGGGAGCGGGGGATCGCAGCGGTGGGCGTCGGCCCGTCATCGGGCAGGCGCCGCACCCGGCAACGCCTGTGCGTGTCAGGTCAGAGCGGGTA
It encodes:
- a CDS encoding DUF309 domain-containing protein — protein: MTTRDRDASGRPRNARPRDRLGRPLPRGSQGGVEGVPDDLDLPPAQMLAYAQLLLDDGLAFNAHEVLEAAWKHRPPAERELWQGLAQLAVGITHVQRGNVTGAVSLLRRGAEHLAGVRPPAPYGVDLDGLRGFATQLADDVAAGIEIGPQRLHPRLVA
- a CDS encoding class I SAM-dependent methyltransferase, coding for MSLPMPDRKTADLPGHWLFARLGKRVLRPGGVGLTHRMLADAQLAGADVVELAPGMGRTATEILKRRPGTYTGVEADDHAAGVVRSVVGDKGRVVTGQASETGLAADSADVVIGEAMLTMQTNTHKSEIMREAFRVLRPGGRYAIHEMMLQPADVPEAVKDEVRTALARSIKVNARPLTAGEWTDLLTEAGFTVETVSYAPMALLEPHRLIADEGVLGALRFVFNVLRDSDARARVLNMRATFRRHRSNMGAIEVIAAKPA
- a CDS encoding amidohydrolase; the protein is MPAADLVVTGTILTVNDAQPTAEALAVTDGRIVAVGGRKDIEALIGPNTRVYDTGEGCVLPGFVEAHGHPLMESVVLSGRMVDIRPVTLTDADAVVDLVRKEVAARGAEGAYAVGWDQLLQPGLPEPTLAWLDSVSPDAPLVIVHNSGHKAYFNSAAGRAAGLSRDTPDPIGAKYGRDAAGELDGTAEETAALIPLLGEAMLPGDAPAMLRAECARLNRAGLTTISEMAFSPQFRPLVQALHDELTVRLRTYEISNAALHTDASPGDGDDMLRQVGIKIWVDGSPWIGNIDLSFPYLDTEATRIIGVEPGSCGHANYTGEQLRRIVEAYFPHGWQMACHVHGDNGVDTILDVYEDALRRHPRADHRLRLEHVGAIRPEQLRRAAELGVTCSLFVDHLHYWGDVLVDGLFGEEHGSRWMPAASAVAAGMRISLHNDAPVTPEEPLRNISVAATRRAPSGRVLAPEERLTVEQAIRAQTLDAAWQLFADDVTGSLEVGKYADLVVLSADPRAVGPEAIADLEVRATFLAGRQVV
- a CDS encoding pyridoxamine 5'-phosphate oxidase family protein, yielding MPRAFTETERQQFLADKHVAVLSVAATDGRPPASVPIWYDYTPGGDILVNTGAGSRKAKLIEQAGAVTLVVQREELPYQYVIVEGTVTDTVTPAPRPPREAIAIRYLGEEAGRAFAAALDDAPGVLFTIRPDRWLTADFSGDL
- the fadD4 gene encoding fatty-acid--CoA ligase FadD4; the protein is MQIRQWADSGRTALILHPSGIQITFAELEARANRLAHHFRAAGLREGHTVAVLMENNEHMHAVMWAARRCGLYYATISTHLTAAEAAYILENSGATAIVGSVATRDVCAALGSHLGGGLPELRILAGGQLDGWQQYPDCVAHRPDGPIADEREGDLLQYSSGTTGLPKGIRRELPHQSPQDAGLLLAPLLTAAGIDSGSVYLSPAPLYHTAPSFWSMSAQALGATVVMLEKFDPRGALEAIERYRVTHGQFVPTMFVRMLKLPEAVRAGYDVSSLCRVVHAAAPCPPEIKRQMLQWWGPIIDEFYGSSEGAGASYIRAQDWLSHPGSVGRPMGGAVHIVGEDGAELPAGEHGEIYFEGGLSFSYLNDAAKTAATRNDRGWVTVGDIGYLDDDGYLYLTDRRHHVIISGGVNIYPQEAENLLISHPRVLDAAVFGIPDPAMGQSVTAVVQCVEPADAGEDFAQELIAWLRDRLAAYKCPRSIAFEDVLPRTEAGKLRKQELASRYSPRP
- a CDS encoding alpha/beta hydrolase, whose protein sequence is MTTGQELAISFVAGRSLRARAVCKAAKLLVKPAVYVGGHLLDLPWPFAVAELAAKCLPKLSGVTVEPVRVGEMYAEIIRPAAGPRSPHVLLYLHGGAFYVGGPNTHRRAVSHLVRETGQTALVVDYRQSPRHPVSSSVRDCAEAFEWLIGRGYQAGDISIVGDSAGGFLSVATAITVRQRSLGKPAGLVCWSPGLDFTPIPHRRGRYRDALIGRRAYNALCRSLAKVESRAGGADGIGATTSLLCADVTGLPATLIQVGSQEFVAPDAVDFARHLADNGVRTTLELWDRQIHVFPVLADILPEGMAALRRAAVYLNELHAATPGTQPAA
- a CDS encoding galactokinase produces the protein MITYSAPGRVNLIGEHTDYNGGFALPIALPQRTSVSFTPAETDTLTVVSDRADAPVNIPLSTAPGQIAGWGAYAAGVVWALRDSGFAVPGGTMTVRSDVPIGSGLSSSAALECAVLGALASAAGLDIDRIEQARIGQRAENEYVGAPTGLLDQLASLFGEVSHALLIDFRDVAVHPVPFDPDESGVTLLLIDSGQRHTHADGEYGARRASCERAAAELGVPSLREVAHRGVEALAALSDPVDARRARHVLTENERVLDFVAACAERDFAAAGALFTASHASMRDDFEITTEHIDLIADSAVAAGAHGARMTGGGFGGCVIALVPAELTMKVGDAVRAAVTAAGYPEPEVSRVYAAAGAG
- a CDS encoding lysylphosphatidylglycerol synthase transmembrane domain-containing protein, with the translated sequence MRVEGRDVAVTGNLLQPLTRRTNDILRLVLASLFLATVITSSLVTRYEWVTLERSVSEIVGVLSPTHANLVYLAYGIAILVLPFAILIGLVASRQWKLLGAYAVAGLLAVVSLSIRSNGLAAPNWHFDLSDRLATTLAQFLDDPRWIAMLAAVLTVSGPWLPARWRRWWWTLLLAFVPIHLVVSAIVPARSLLGLAVGWFVGALVILIVGTPALEVPLDGTVRALARRGHTVSELAVIRPAGPGPLVLSTVGAYPTIIELYGPNQRSGGALRQLWRKLRLRNTETAPLHASLHRAVEHRALMAIAIGDSGIANTATVAVASLDRGWTLYAHTPSRGAPLAESTATTPVAKPWESLRRLHDQQISHGDLRCKEMTVDGGNVLFGGFGNAEYGATDTQLQSDIAQLLVTTSSLYGPADAVDAAIEHFGRSTVLAASRRLTKSAVPARLRKTVPEVAGVIAAAREEVKRQTGTDQIQTKTITRFTRSQLIQLVLLVALVYVAYPFISQVPTFFSQLRHANWWWALVGLTVSSLTYVGAAGALWACANGSVRFRHLAIMQVANTFAATTTPAGVGGLALSTRFLQKGGLSTLRATAAVALQQSVQVIVHVILLVIFTTAAGASTDLSHFVPGATMLYLLAGVALGLAGIVLLVPNLRRWLTTALRPRLKEVTGDLVELAREPSRLALIVLGAAGTTLGAALALWASVEAFGGNTSFVTVTVVTMVGGTLASAAPTPGGVGAVEAALIGGLAAFGVPPALAVPSVLLYRVLTCWLPVFVGWPVMRWLTENEMI
- the galT gene encoding galactose-1-phosphate uridylyltransferase, producing the protein MSTPLRWTLADGRDLLLFALPGRTAAPVLDRRPLSARDPEPSQLRFDRTTGQWVIIAAQRQDRTYHPPAEDCPLCPGPSGLTSEVPATDYDVAVFENRFPSLAGAGALDTVPPDGAAFVGAPGYGRCEVICFSADHTGSFAELPAAHALLVVQAWRHRTADLLARPGVEQVFCFENRGREIGVTLAHPHGQIYGYPYLTPRTAAMLTQAREHRIRHGTNLFADLLEAERAAGTRIVRQTEHFTAFVPFAARWPVELHLYPNRRVHNLTELTDAELEDFASVYHDVLGRFDRMYDAPLPYMAALHQYRAQGAQADGYFHVEFMSIKRSATKLKYLAASESAMDAFIADVTPEAVAARLREL